The genomic segment GAGTAGTGACGCATGGCGTGGTATTCCGGATTCACGTAGAATTCGTCAGCCTTACAGCCGCCCCAGCCTTCTGCGCAAACGCCAATCATCTGACCAATCTTGCCGCCCCAGAACAGTTCCCAGGCGATATAGCCAGACAGCTTACCGTCGGTAAAGCCAACCTGCATAATATGAGCCAGACCCACCATGTCTGCTTCGCGGGTCTTGTCCAGCATGTTGCAGAATTCAGTCATGATAATAGGCTTGGTACCATAATTAGTACCGATGGACTTCATGGCGGAACGGAAGTTTTCCGGCTTCAGATAGTTGTTGCCGGAATTATCGTTGCCGTTGCCTGCGTGATAAAGATGGTAGGCGTAGCCGTCCAGCTTATTGACGTCCAGTGCCTTGGCGTACTTCTGGAAGTTATTGTAGCCAATGCCCAGAGGTTCCGGGCCCAGAATCTTAGGCTTGTTAGCCAGCGTGCTCATCTGAGAATACACGGCGTTTAGAGCTTCGGCATAACCAGCAGAAGTATCCGATTCTGTAGGATCGAAGAGCGTTTCTTCGTAGCTGGCGTTCATATCCGGTTCGTTCTGAATGGAAATAAAATCCGGAACGATACCAGCTGCGGAATAAGCCTCGTAGCTCTTCTTCCACCAGGATGCAAATTCATTGTAGACGTACTGTCCGTTGACCTTTTTCAGGGAGTTGTCGCCGGGCTTGGTGCCGTCGCTACCATTGACGCTGCCGCTGCCCTTCAGGCTGCCCGGAGCGCTCCAGCTAGACATCTCAATCTTCATGTGGGAACCCAGGCGCTTCTTGCCTGCGGACACAATGGCGATATCGTCTGCGCTTACCGCCGCTGTGTCGGCCTGGAGCCAGTTACCCACGCGGAGCAGGGACAAATTCAGGCCCGTAAAGGCCGTATCGAACATGGCTTCGCGAACCGCGTCGTCCTTCATGCCGGTAATCCAGCCCTGATAATAAACGCTACCGCCGCCGAAACCTTCCACAGTCTGTTGTGTGGCGGCCGGATCTACTGCAACAGTCGCTGCATTCGCGGCCCCCGCCACAATAGAAAGAGCAGACAAAGCTGCCAAAGAACGAATCCTAATCATAACACCTACCTTTTTTATATATCCATACACCGGTGCGAAATCTAGATAATCCAGGGACCCTGAGCTTGCCGAAGGGTACCGAATTGTGCATATTCTCACTTGGAATAAGAAAATTGTAATTTTTTTTAGGGAAATTCGTTCCTTTGTAAAAAATTATGTATATATGAAACCATCAAAAACGGTGAATACACCACTTTTTGTATAGATCAGTAGGTGTCAGGGACTAGGATTTTGTAATCATTCCAAAAACTAGTGAAAAATCTGACAAAAGTTTGACAAAAGTCTGACAAATCTATTGACTTCTGTGAAAAAAGAGATATATTTATCAATGTAAACGAGAGTAAACAACTCTGAAACACTAACGCTTCAAGAGCTGTGAATCTCAAAAGAATGTGTCACAAAAACAAGGAGTACACTATGAAGAAGCAAGGTTTTACCCTTATTGAATTGATGGTCGTGATCGTTATCATGGGCATCCTGGCCGCTGTTGCAGTTCCTAAGCTGTTCGGCATGATCGCAAAGTCCAAGGCATCTGAAATCGGCACCGCCGCTGGTACCTATGTCAAGCTGCAGGACGCATACGTTGCTGAAGCTGGTACCTATATCGGTAACTGGAACATGATTGGTTACACCATGCCTAAGTCTAACAACTTTAGCTACACTGACGGTTTTGAAGGCAAGGCTACTACTGCTCTCAAGGGACTTGTTGCTACTCAGGGTTGGTCTGCTACTAACGCAGCTAAGCTGAATGATTGCCAGTCTGGTGAAAACTGGGTTATCACTGTTGCTGAAAACAAGACTAGCGCATCTACCGGTAATCCGATTGTGTATGCTGCTGGTTATAAGGATGCTTCTGCAACTTCTACTTGCAGCCCGCTTACTCCGAACTTTGCAAACATCGGCAAGTAATTTTGTTGAGGTTGTTTTAAAGGGACTCGCCCAAGGGCGGGCCCTTTTTTAATTCATTATGGATAAAATAAAGTATTTAATTGCGGTTGTATTTTTCTTCTGTGCAAATCGATATGAGGGTTTTGCACAGGATAATATCTTATACGCTCTCCAGGCGCTAAATCGGATATCTCCAGAACGTTTTATCGGAGATCCTGCGTTTATGTTTGGAAATCAGGACTCATTTAGTCTTTTTTCTGCAATATATGTTTGCTTTATTAAGATACTTCCGATAGGACAGGCTTCTTTTGTTTTTTGCGTTTTGATACATGCTTTGACTGCGTTCTCTATTGCTTATCTTGTTGATAAGTGGACTAATCTAGTTCATGCGAAAAACATTTCATTTATATTGACGTTACTGTTTATAAGCTTATTTTCGTTTGGAGAAGATCGTACAGAAATGTTATGGTCCATGAAAACGATTGAAGCATTCCCTGTGGCGAGAATGCTTTCTGCTGCTTTGGGTATGCTTGGTGTTGGACTTATACTTTCAAAGCGCAAATGGACGTCTTTTGCGGTTTTATTTTCAGGTTTTTTAATTCATCCACTAACGGCTGGCTGGGGAATCCCTGTTTGGATTCTATTTTATTTTCCGAAATTTAAGTTGCCAATTGTTATTGGTTCTATTTTGTTCCCGTTTACGATTCTAATTGGGAAAGAACCTTTCGCGCCATTCCCTATTACGTGGTATCCAGTGACGACTGTTGCTAAATATATGACCCAAAGTTTGATTGTTGTGTTGGGCCATCTTGTGGTAATGGTGTTGTTTACGAAACAGTTGGAAAAGAATACTGCACTTAGACAGTTTGCTCAATATTCTTGTGTTGCAGTTTCCATTGCTGCTTATTGGTTTGGGATGTCTTTATTGACTGGACATATCTTGCTGTTTCAAGTTCAAACGTACAGGGTTGTTTGGTTGTGCAGTATAGTCTCTTTCCTGCTTCAAAGTGTTTTTTTGTTTAATGTTTATTGTCAAAAGATAAAAAAACAAGTTTCTTTGACAGCGTATGAGATAATATGTTGTATAACGATCCCCTTTTTATGGATTGATTGTTTCTTTATAACCTCTTTGTTCTTGATTGGATTTCTCTATGTTTTGTGCATAAAGAAATATGAAACAATCCTTGTGAAAATACTCGTCATTTTGATGATTGTTTTAACTGTAGCGGCTCTGGTTGTGATAAGAAACCTTCCTTCAGGGCTTTTCCAATCGTTCTTTTCAAATTATTCTTTTTGGTCACAATCCTTATTATGCGCCTCTGCTGGTGTTGGCGTAATGTTACTTATTTTAGATTTAAAAAAAGACTTTTGGGTATTGGGAATATCTCTATTTGGTATTGCTATTAGTTTGTATACCAAATCTTTTTTTCCGAGAGATCCTGTTGCGGTTCCCTATTTGTTAATGGTTTGTTTTTTGACATTGTTTGTACCATCTATAACAAAAAAGAAATTATTTTTACAATATGGTTTAATTATACTCATGATTGTATTTACGATCTTCTCGTATGATTGTAGAACCATTTCTGATTTTCAAAACGAAAAAGTAATGAATCAATTTGTTGAACAACCTCCTTTCCCATATATAGAGAATCGTGGTAAAATGCTTTATTTTGTTAATGGCTATGGTCGTGATTTACCACGAATATCTTTTTTGACGGGTGCGTATTATGATACACAATACGATGTCGGTAGTATTTTGGTTAAGGGACAGAAATATGAAGTTGATCGGAGAATCCAGAAATTGTATTATGGTGTTGATGACTCTGCTTCTGCCTATTATTTAAACGTCTATCCAGAACATGGACGAAATGCTGTAATTTTAAAATTGCTGGACAGGGATTCACTAATGTCAAGAGTGAAATTCTTGTGTGGGTTAAATGAAATTTCGCATTTAGTCAT from the Fibrobacter sp. UWEL genome contains:
- a CDS encoding glycosyl hydrolase; this encodes MIRIRSLAALSALSIVAGAANAATVAVDPAATQQTVEGFGGGSVYYQGWITGMKDDAVREAMFDTAFTGLNLSLLRVGNWLQADTAAVSADDIAIVSAGKKRLGSHMKIEMSSWSAPGSLKGSGSVNGSDGTKPGDNSLKKVNGQYVYNEFASWWKKSYEAYSAAGIVPDFISIQNEPDMNASYEETLFDPTESDTSAGYAEALNAVYSQMSTLANKPKILGPEPLGIGYNNFQKYAKALDVNKLDGYAYHLYHAGNGNDNSGNNYLKPENFRSAMKSIGTNYGTKPIIMTEFCNMLDKTREADMVGLAHIMQVGFTDGKLSGYIAWELFWGGKIGQMIGVCAEGWGGCKADEFYVNPEYHAMRHYSKFVNPGWKVVTSAVDDTTLKAVAFTSATGDSISVVVINTSETAIKLDNPAIAGMGIVTAVQSKENGFKSKPVTISDCTMLPARSVTTLVYQKGAPAAVAASCVDETTDPNYVEPVVTATEDIVIADFTTAGNAADWRKGNKLLQDVTYETTALDGMAAYMKIPTAGCKQGDSDDCPWQSQLFDLDESQAKALESCTELVFTMRSMDDSKAAYINIGGANGGSWVDYKYGNTAAAGKWIETTVPLDNEGDNGSTALTFNSNSEGFMIAKIVATGCKSTAIHAARYFNTNDSHMIAQVFDLNGNLVWTGLKGQALDVDGTLRLNIRQGAYIIKTKLGAAKAIKK
- a CDS encoding type IV pilin protein; this translates as MKKQGFTLIELMVVIVIMGILAAVAVPKLFGMIAKSKASEIGTAAGTYVKLQDAYVAEAGTYIGNWNMIGYTMPKSNNFSYTDGFEGKATTALKGLVATQGWSATNAAKLNDCQSGENWVITVAENKTSASTGNPIVYAAGYKDASATSTCSPLTPNFANIGK